In Streptomyces paludis, the genomic stretch TCCGCGGAGCCGGCCAGCCACAGGAAGCTCTCCAGCGGCCGGGGGTTGAGCAGATAGCGCCAGTCGTCGGTCCGTACCAGCAGCAGATCGGCCTGCTTGCCGGGCTCCAGGCTGCCGACGGCGTCGTCCCAGCGCAGCCCCCTGGCCGCGATCCGGGTGCCCATCGCGAGGGCGTCGGTGGGCAGCACCTCCGTCTGGTCGGCGCTCATCTCGTTGTACATCTGCCAGGCCGCGCGCATCGTCTCGGCGATCCCCGCGCCCGGCAGCGCCGCCGCGTCGGTCGACAGCGACACGTCCAGCCCGGCCCGGCGCAGCGCCGGCACCACCCCGGTCTCGGTCAGCGCGGACTCGCCCGAGGGACCGTACTTGCCGGGGGAGTGGCTGATGTGCGCCTGCGCGGCGAGCATCAGCTTCTGCTCGCGCTCGTCGAGGAACGCGGCGTGCCCGGCCATCAACCGGCTCTCCACCAGGCCGTGTTCGGCGAGCCGGCGCAGCCCGGTCTCGCCGTAGTACGTGCGCATCACCTCGGCCTCGTTGCGCAGCGCGCCCACATGCGTGGCGAACGGCAGGTCGTGCCGGGCGACGAGACCGGCCATACCGCGCGCCAGCTCGTCCGTCATGTTGGTGACGTAGGAGACGTTCGGGCGGCACCGGATCCGGCCGGTGGTGTCCGCGGCGACCTCGCCGAGCAGCGACTCGAAGCCGGCCAGGACCGTGTCCGCGTCCCGGGTACGGACGAACCGGGACCCGTCCGGCGGGCAGACCGCGTCGCTCGCC encodes the following:
- a CDS encoding amidohydrolase family protein, which encodes MGALLITGGTVYTADVDESVHARGAVLVLDDRIAAVGPADEVGRAADALDPAVRAGLRTVDASRMMVLPGFVNAHWHEMFAMGFTMRGALRPVSDRADQVAFMGGGGDMHQISATFDRFDQLIEAMTPDEARAIAEYSMWTQLRGGVTTLGDMGSLNRPRSMVAAALSLGMRFSASTWASDAVCPPDGSRFVRTRDADTVLAGFESLLGEVAADTTGRIRCRPNVSYVTNMTDELARGMAGLVARHDLPFATHVGALRNEAEVMRTYYGETGLRRLAEHGLVESRLMAGHAAFLDEREQKLMLAAQAHISHSPGKYGPSGESALTETGVVPALRRAGLDVSLSTDAAALPGAGIAETMRAAWQMYNEMSADQTEVLPTDALAMGTRIAARGLRWDDAVGSLEPGKQADLLLVRTDDWRYLLNPRPLESFLWLAGSADVHTVIVGGRALVEDGRGVGIDETALRGRYLEALAGFTRRVLRVPAEAVDRVLGQVAR